One window from the genome of Pedococcus badiiscoriae encodes:
- a CDS encoding metal ABC transporter substrate-binding protein has protein sequence MTLRPLGLLAGLLAAALVSGCGGTGGRDVADGRLHVVTAFYPLEYAAAQVGGSHVAVTSLTKPGAEPHDLELSPRQVATVAEADVVVYERHFQPAVDAAVDGEARARGFDVSPAARLDLVSIEDAHAQGGTTEGTPAGQAAGQAGARDPHFWLDPMRYADVGDAIAAQLAARDKPNAAAYRANAKAFRAVLTTLDAEFRTGLKSCANHELVTSHAAFGYLSQTYGFHQESITGLSPDAEPSPAAMAALTRRIRETGATTVYAETLVSQDVAKALARETGARLAVLDPIEGITSASSGRDYPSVMRANLTVLRTGQECS, from the coding sequence ATGACGCTTCGCCCCCTCGGCCTGCTCGCGGGCCTTCTCGCCGCCGCCCTGGTCTCCGGCTGCGGCGGGACCGGGGGTCGCGACGTCGCCGACGGACGCCTGCACGTCGTGACGGCGTTCTACCCGCTGGAGTACGCCGCGGCCCAGGTCGGCGGCAGCCACGTGGCGGTCACCAGCCTGACCAAGCCCGGCGCCGAGCCGCACGACCTCGAGCTCAGCCCTCGACAGGTCGCGACCGTCGCGGAAGCGGATGTCGTGGTCTACGAGCGGCACTTCCAACCCGCGGTGGACGCCGCAGTCGACGGCGAGGCGCGCGCGAGAGGCTTCGACGTCTCCCCCGCTGCCCGGCTGGACCTGGTCTCGATCGAGGACGCCCACGCCCAGGGCGGCACGACGGAAGGGACACCCGCGGGCCAGGCGGCCGGGCAGGCGGGTGCCCGGGACCCGCACTTCTGGCTCGACCCGATGCGCTACGCCGACGTGGGTGACGCGATCGCCGCCCAGCTGGCGGCGCGCGACAAGCCCAACGCCGCGGCATACCGGGCCAACGCGAAGGCGTTCCGCGCGGTCCTGACCACCCTGGACGCCGAGTTCCGCACGGGTCTGAAGAGCTGCGCCAACCACGAGCTGGTCACCTCGCACGCTGCGTTCGGCTACCTCTCGCAGACCTACGGCTTCCACCAGGAGTCGATCACCGGGCTGTCGCCCGACGCCGAACCGAGCCCCGCGGCGATGGCCGCGCTGACCAGGCGCATCCGGGAGACCGGCGCGACCACCGTCTATGCCGAGACCCTGGTGAGCCAGGACGTCGCCAAGGCCCTCGCCAGGGAGACCGGTGCGAGACTGGCCGTGCTCGACCCCATCGAGGGCATCACCAGCGCCTCGAGCGGCCGGGACTACCCCTCGGTGATGCGAGCCAACCTCACGGTCCTTCGCACGGGACAGGAGTGTTCATGA
- a CDS encoding ABC transporter ATP-binding protein, protein MPQTHTQAAAGARAVEVPAIELRGLTKSFGSVRAVRGIDLTVRPGEIIAFLGPNGAGKTTTIDMMLGLARPDEGSALVYGMEPAVAVRHGLVSAVMQSGGLLKDLTVEETLRLTASLFGDTRPVAEVLGRAGIADIAGRRVVKCSGGEQQRLRFAMALLPDPELLVLDEPTTGMDVTGRRDFWGAIREDAAQGRTVLFATHYLEEADAYADRIVLVSHGLVVADGTAAQVKALVSGRTVRATLPGADVAALQALPGVETVEVRGDSVLIASTDSDAVARHLLGSTQARDLEITSRGLEDAFISLTTEGEQS, encoded by the coding sequence ATGCCACAGACCCACACCCAGGCAGCCGCGGGCGCCAGAGCGGTCGAGGTGCCCGCGATCGAGCTCCGGGGGCTCACGAAGAGCTTCGGCAGCGTGCGTGCGGTGCGGGGGATCGACCTCACCGTGCGGCCGGGCGAGATCATCGCGTTCCTCGGCCCGAACGGAGCCGGCAAGACCACCACGATCGACATGATGCTCGGGCTGGCCCGGCCGGACGAGGGCAGTGCCCTCGTGTACGGCATGGAGCCGGCCGTCGCCGTCCGGCACGGGCTCGTCTCGGCGGTGATGCAGTCCGGGGGACTGCTGAAGGACCTGACCGTCGAGGAGACGCTGCGACTCACCGCAAGCCTGTTCGGCGACACCCGCCCCGTGGCGGAGGTGCTCGGCCGCGCCGGCATCGCCGACATCGCGGGACGGCGCGTCGTGAAGTGCTCCGGTGGCGAGCAACAGCGCCTGCGCTTCGCCATGGCCCTGCTGCCCGATCCCGAGCTGCTCGTGCTGGACGAGCCCACGACGGGCATGGACGTCACCGGGCGCCGGGACTTCTGGGGGGCGATTCGCGAGGACGCCGCCCAGGGCCGCACGGTGCTGTTCGCGACGCACTACCTCGAGGAGGCGGACGCCTACGCCGACCGCATCGTGCTGGTCAGCCATGGTCTGGTCGTGGCCGACGGGACGGCCGCGCAGGTCAAGGCCCTGGTGTCGGGGCGGACTGTGCGGGCCACCTTGCCGGGCGCCGATGTCGCTGCGCTGCAAGCACTTCCGGGCGTCGAGACCGTCGAGGTGAGAGGGGACTCGGTCCTCATCGCGTCCACCGACAGCGATGCCGTCGCCCGCCACCTGCTGGGGTCCACCCAGGCCCGCGACCTCGAGATCACCTCACGCGGTCTCGAGGACGCCTTCATCTCCCTGACCACCGAAGGAGAACAGTCATGA
- a CDS encoding DUF6703 family protein — protein MPSLRERVTEASLPAVNALNRLPRAVPFLVVLALMVAGIFVPGWGWLFLVLVLAFLGWTLYLAWPALDMNGRLGRVAVLLLAVAITITQAVPRT, from the coding sequence GTGCCCTCCCTGCGTGAACGCGTCACCGAAGCCAGCCTGCCCGCCGTCAACGCCTTGAACCGCCTGCCCAGGGCTGTCCCGTTCCTGGTGGTCCTGGCGCTGATGGTCGCGGGGATCTTCGTCCCGGGCTGGGGGTGGCTGTTCCTCGTGCTCGTCCTGGCCTTCCTCGGCTGGACGCTCTACCTGGCCTGGCCGGCACTGGACATGAACGGGCGACTGGGCAGGGTCGCCGTCCTGCTGCTGGCCGTGGCGATCACGATCACCCAGGCTGTGCCGCGCACCTGA
- a CDS encoding Fur family transcriptional regulator gives MTGVQDRTSEGARRPTRQRAAVTAVLAGTSEFRSAQELHARLREAGDKVGLATVYRNLQAMAADGEIDMLRTDEGEAVYRACSTGHHHHLVCRVCGRTEEVEGPTVEAWASRVSAEHGFTDVRHTLEIVGTCATCSAH, from the coding sequence ATGACCGGAGTCCAGGACCGGACCTCGGAGGGCGCCCGCCGTCCCACCCGCCAGCGGGCTGCGGTGACGGCGGTGCTGGCCGGGACGAGCGAGTTCCGCTCCGCGCAGGAGCTGCACGCCCGGCTGCGCGAGGCCGGGGACAAGGTCGGGCTCGCCACCGTCTACCGCAACCTCCAGGCGATGGCCGCCGACGGTGAGATCGACATGCTGCGCACCGACGAGGGCGAGGCCGTCTACCGCGCCTGCTCGACCGGACACCACCACCACCTGGTCTGCCGCGTGTGCGGCAGGACGGAGGAGGTGGAGGGACCGACCGTCGAGGCGTGGGCCAGCCGGGTCAGCGCCGAGCACGGGTTCACCGACGTGCGTCACACGCTGGAGATCGTCGGCACCTGCGCGACCTGTTCCGCTCACTGA
- a CDS encoding ABC transporter permease — protein MSSAIASRAPQRRVPRFGGFNGTLLGLEVRRLTRNRRTMIFSVVLPVVFFLLFGTGKAYSLRSAGPHGNWAASIMISMALYGAMLSTTAGGAMVATERSQGWSRQLRLTPLTPAAYIVVKVLVAMLLGAVSVAVTYAAGGFTQAHMDGPLWVETALIAWVGSLVFAAFGVFMGYLLPSENVMQILGPGLALLAFLGGLFTPLDQLGSTFQTIAKFTPMYGLSELAHAPIAGTGPGWTAVVNVVFWLALFAGGAAWRFRRDTARV, from the coding sequence ATGAGCAGCGCCATCGCGTCCAGGGCGCCGCAGCGCAGGGTGCCTCGGTTCGGCGGCTTCAACGGCACGCTGCTGGGTCTGGAGGTGCGCCGCCTGACCCGCAACCGGCGGACCATGATCTTCTCGGTCGTGCTCCCGGTGGTCTTCTTCCTCCTGTTCGGCACCGGCAAGGCCTACTCGCTGCGCAGCGCGGGACCGCACGGCAACTGGGCGGCGTCCATCATGATCTCGATGGCGCTCTACGGCGCGATGCTCTCCACCACGGCCGGCGGCGCGATGGTCGCGACGGAACGCAGCCAGGGCTGGAGCCGCCAGCTGCGGCTCACCCCGCTGACCCCCGCGGCATACATCGTGGTGAAGGTGCTCGTGGCGATGCTGCTGGGCGCGGTCTCCGTCGCCGTGACGTATGCCGCCGGCGGCTTCACCCAGGCACACATGGATGGTCCGCTGTGGGTCGAGACGGCTCTGATCGCGTGGGTGGGTTCGCTCGTCTTCGCCGCGTTCGGGGTGTTCATGGGATACCTGCTGCCGAGCGAGAACGTCATGCAGATCCTGGGTCCCGGCCTGGCGCTGCTCGCCTTCCTGGGCGGACTGTTCACGCCGCTGGACCAGCTGGGCTCGACGTTCCAGACGATCGCGAAGTTCACCCCGATGTACGGCCTCAGCGAGCTGGCCCACGCCCCCATCGCCGGGACCGGGCCGGGGTGGACTGCAGTGGTCAACGTCGTCTTCTGGCTCGCACTCTTCGCGGGAGGGGCGGCATGGCGCTTCCGACGGGACACGGCACGCGTCTGA
- a CDS encoding SigE family RNA polymerase sigma factor, producing the protein MRSDVDEEFARYVRARQHRLLRAAYLVCGDAHLAEDLLQGALTKLATRWDKLRTENPDAYVRRILYRDAVSSWRRTRRESLSSLPLIDVPVRDRTSQTGQRIDLDRALAELTPKQRAVVVLRFFEDRSELEAAEALGVSVGTVKSQTHAALGRLRELLPDFAPHLSGKDQP; encoded by the coding sequence ATGCGCAGCGACGTGGACGAGGAGTTCGCCCGCTACGTGCGGGCGCGCCAGCACCGGCTGCTGCGCGCCGCCTACCTGGTGTGTGGTGACGCCCACCTCGCCGAGGACCTGCTCCAGGGAGCCCTGACCAAGCTCGCCACCCGATGGGACAAGCTCCGGACCGAGAACCCCGACGCCTACGTGCGACGGATCCTCTACCGCGATGCGGTGTCCTCGTGGCGCAGGACGCGACGCGAGTCCCTGTCGTCGCTGCCGCTCATCGACGTCCCGGTGCGCGACCGGACGTCCCAGACCGGGCAGCGGATCGACCTCGACCGTGCCCTGGCCGAGCTCACGCCCAAGCAGCGTGCGGTGGTGGTGCTGCGCTTCTTCGAGGACCGCAGCGAGCTCGAGGCCGCGGAGGCGCTGGGCGTCTCGGTCGGCACCGTCAAGAGCCAGACCCACGCGGCCCTGGGCCGCCTCCGCGAGCTGCTACCCGACTTCGCCCCGCACCTGTCCGGGAAGGACCAGCCATGA
- a CDS encoding glycine--tRNA ligase, which translates to MAAPSTVDTVVSLCKRRGFVFPCGEIYGGTRSAWDYGPLGVELKENIKRQWWKSMVTSREDVVGLDSSVILPTQTWEASGHVATFSDPLVECLSCHKRFRADHLQEAVFEKSGAKHGLTSPDEVKLADVACTNCGTRGQWTEPRQFSGLLKTYLGVVEDESGLHYLRPETAQGIFLNFLNVMNTARKKPPFGIAQTGKSFRNEITPGNFIFRTREFEQMEMEFFVKPGEDEDWHQYWIDERTRWYTDLGITPDNLRHYEHAQEKLSHYSKRTVDIEYRFGFTGSEWGELEGIANRTDFDLTTHSKHSGTDLVYFDQASGEKYTPYVIEPAAGLSRSLMTFLVDAYTEDEAPNTKGGVDKRVVLRLDKRLAPVKAAVLPLSRNADLSPKARDLAATLRQHWNIDFDDAGAIGRRYRRQDEIGTPFCITVDFDTLEDQAVTIRERDTMAQERVALDQVEAYLGARLLGC; encoded by the coding sequence ATGGCCGCACCCTCCACTGTCGACACCGTCGTCTCCCTCTGCAAGCGCCGGGGCTTCGTGTTCCCGTGCGGTGAGATCTACGGAGGCACCAGGTCGGCCTGGGACTACGGCCCGCTCGGGGTCGAGCTCAAGGAGAACATCAAGCGGCAGTGGTGGAAGAGCATGGTCACCAGCCGCGAGGACGTCGTCGGGCTGGACTCCTCGGTGATCCTCCCGACGCAGACCTGGGAGGCCTCCGGCCACGTCGCGACGTTCTCCGACCCGCTCGTCGAGTGCCTGTCCTGCCACAAGCGGTTCCGGGCCGACCACCTGCAGGAGGCGGTGTTCGAGAAGTCGGGGGCCAAGCACGGCCTGACCTCGCCCGACGAGGTCAAGCTCGCCGACGTCGCCTGCACGAACTGCGGCACCCGTGGCCAGTGGACCGAGCCGCGTCAGTTCTCCGGACTGCTCAAGACCTACCTCGGCGTCGTCGAGGACGAGTCGGGGCTGCACTACCTGCGACCCGAGACCGCCCAGGGCATCTTCCTCAACTTCCTCAACGTGATGAACACGGCCCGCAAGAAGCCGCCGTTCGGCATCGCCCAGACCGGCAAGAGCTTCCGCAACGAGATCACCCCCGGCAACTTCATCTTCCGCACGCGCGAGTTCGAGCAGATGGAGATGGAGTTCTTCGTCAAGCCCGGCGAGGACGAGGACTGGCACCAGTACTGGATCGACGAGCGCACCCGCTGGTACACCGACCTCGGCATCACCCCCGACAACCTGCGCCACTACGAGCACGCCCAGGAGAAGCTGAGCCACTACTCCAAGCGGACCGTCGACATCGAGTACCGCTTCGGGTTCACCGGCAGCGAGTGGGGCGAGCTCGAGGGGATCGCCAACCGCACCGACTTCGACCTCACGACCCACAGCAAGCACTCCGGCACGGACCTCGTCTACTTCGACCAGGCCAGCGGCGAGAAGTACACGCCCTACGTCATCGAGCCTGCGGCGGGTCTGTCGCGCTCGCTCATGACCTTCCTCGTCGACGCCTACACCGAGGACGAGGCGCCCAACACCAAGGGCGGGGTCGACAAGCGCGTGGTGCTCAGGCTCGACAAGCGGCTGGCACCGGTCAAGGCGGCGGTGCTGCCCCTGTCGCGCAACGCCGACCTGTCGCCCAAGGCCCGCGACCTGGCGGCCACGCTGCGCCAGCACTGGAACATCGACTTCGACGACGCCGGCGCGATCGGGCGTCGCTACCGCCGCCAGGACGAGATCGGGACGCCGTTCTGCATCACGGTCGACTTCGACACCCTCGAGGACCAGGCGGTGACGATCCGCGAGCGGGACACCATGGCGCAGGAGCGCGTCGCGCTCGACCAGGTCGAGGCCTACCTGGGCGCCCGCCTGCTCGGCTGCTGA
- a CDS encoding aminotransferase class I/II-fold pyridoxal phosphate-dependent enzyme, protein MSDRPFSERSARIGAAAPFRMVFDFARKSGYQERRLEPGVLDFTFGDPHEMPLPDYVEALREAVVPRDELWFAYKFSLVEAQEAAAQSLRRVVDLPWTADRIRMTTGGFGAITLALKSVADPGDEVVYSLPPWFLYEALALEAGLVPVKVRVDAQTFDLDLDAIAAAITDRTRLVIVNSPNNPTGRIYPESTLRALADLLETASARHGRRIYLISDEPYNRIVFDGARFRSPAEFYPFTLLCYSYGKTLLAPGQRLGYLALPPQMPDAVQLIDAVESVQVAAGWLFPNAVMQYAVPRLEALSLDLAHLQAKRDRMAGALRELGYDVATPEGTFYLFPRSPLADDEAFVEMLAREGVLVMPGRLFETPGYFRICLTATMETIEASLPRFATVLAQTRSS, encoded by the coding sequence GTGAGCGACCGTCCCTTCTCGGAGCGCAGCGCCCGCATCGGGGCGGCGGCACCCTTCCGGATGGTGTTCGACTTCGCCAGGAAGTCCGGCTACCAGGAGCGCAGACTCGAACCGGGGGTGCTCGACTTCACCTTCGGCGACCCCCACGAGATGCCCCTCCCGGACTACGTCGAGGCGCTGCGCGAGGCGGTCGTCCCGCGCGACGAGCTGTGGTTCGCCTACAAGTTCAGCCTGGTCGAGGCCCAGGAGGCTGCCGCGCAGTCGCTGCGCCGGGTCGTGGACCTGCCCTGGACGGCCGACCGGATCAGGATGACGACCGGGGGCTTCGGCGCGATCACGCTGGCGTTGAAGTCGGTGGCCGACCCGGGCGACGAGGTCGTCTACAGCCTGCCGCCGTGGTTCCTCTACGAGGCGCTGGCCCTGGAGGCGGGTCTGGTGCCGGTCAAGGTGCGGGTGGATGCCCAGACCTTCGACCTCGACCTCGACGCCATCGCCGCCGCAATCACCGATCGCACCCGGCTCGTCATCGTCAACTCGCCCAACAACCCGACCGGACGGATCTATCCGGAGTCGACGCTGCGCGCGCTGGCCGACCTGCTCGAGACGGCCTCGGCACGCCACGGCCGGCGGATCTACCTCATCTCCGACGAGCCCTACAACCGGATCGTGTTCGACGGGGCCCGGTTCCGCAGCCCGGCAGAGTTCTACCCCTTCACGCTGCTCTGCTACTCCTACGGCAAGACCCTGTTGGCTCCCGGGCAACGCCTCGGCTACCTCGCGCTGCCGCCGCAGATGCCCGACGCCGTCCAGCTGATCGACGCGGTCGAGAGCGTGCAGGTCGCGGCCGGGTGGCTGTTCCCCAACGCGGTCATGCAGTACGCCGTGCCCCGGCTGGAAGCGCTCTCGCTGGACCTGGCGCACCTGCAGGCCAAACGGGACCGGATGGCCGGGGCACTGCGCGAGCTGGGCTATGACGTCGCTACTCCCGAAGGCACCTTCTACCTGTTCCCGAGGTCCCCTCTGGCCGACGACGAGGCCTTCGTGGAGATGCTGGCGCGCGAAGGCGTCCTGGTCATGCCCGGCCGGCTCTTCGAGACACCCGGCTACTTCCGGATCTGCCTGACCGCCACCATGGAGACGATCGAGGCGAGCCTGCCCCGGTTCGCGACGGTCCTGGCGCAGACCCGCTCCTCCTGA
- a CDS encoding metal ABC transporter permease has protein sequence MSELLSLDFMRQALIAAVLVGIAAPLVGVFLVQRRLSLIGDGMGHVALAGVAVGVLTGHAPVLTALVAAVAAAVAIELIRGRGRTSGDIALAVMFYGGIAAGVVIIAKSPSSSPANLTAYLFGAITTANQRDLWVFAGLALVVLMATWLLRPWLFAVANDEEYARASGLPVTGLNIALAVLTAVTVVVSMRVVGLLLISALMIIPNATAQLLGRSFRASMRWAVLVGIVASVGGVIVSFYAETPSGGTIVLLAIGFFVLAATSTGLVARARAHQHRRAERHDHEHGPECGHPAVAHGDHLDYVHDGHRHAPHEGHYDEHDPARHEAAGHHGGDHASHEDRDQAGHEGGARETQREGAPQ, from the coding sequence ATGAGTGAGCTGCTGTCCCTCGACTTCATGCGGCAGGCGCTCATCGCTGCCGTCCTGGTCGGCATCGCCGCCCCCCTCGTGGGCGTCTTCCTCGTCCAGCGTCGACTCTCCCTCATCGGCGACGGCATGGGCCACGTCGCCCTCGCCGGCGTCGCCGTGGGGGTCCTCACCGGCCACGCCCCGGTGCTCACCGCGCTCGTCGCGGCCGTCGCCGCCGCGGTCGCGATCGAGCTCATCCGGGGGCGCGGCCGGACCAGCGGCGACATCGCCCTCGCCGTGATGTTCTACGGCGGCATCGCCGCGGGCGTGGTGATCATCGCCAAGTCGCCGAGCAGCAGCCCGGCCAACCTCACGGCATACCTGTTCGGCGCGATCACCACCGCCAACCAACGCGACCTGTGGGTGTTCGCCGGGCTGGCCCTCGTGGTGCTCATGGCGACCTGGCTGCTGCGACCGTGGCTCTTCGCCGTCGCCAACGACGAGGAGTACGCCCGCGCCAGCGGGCTGCCGGTGACCGGCCTCAACATCGCGCTGGCCGTCCTGACCGCCGTGACGGTCGTCGTGTCGATGCGCGTGGTGGGCCTGCTGCTCATCAGCGCCCTCATGATCATCCCGAACGCCACCGCCCAGCTGCTCGGCCGCAGCTTCCGCGCCTCGATGCGCTGGGCGGTGCTCGTGGGAATCGTGGCCAGCGTGGGCGGGGTGATCGTGTCGTTCTATGCCGAGACCCCTTCCGGCGGGACGATCGTGCTGCTGGCCATCGGGTTCTTCGTGCTGGCCGCGACGAGCACGGGCCTGGTGGCCCGGGCCCGCGCGCACCAGCACCGGCGAGCAGAGCGGCACGACCACGAGCACGGTCCCGAGTGTGGACACCCAGCCGTCGCCCACGGCGACCACCTCGACTACGTGCACGACGGGCACCGGCACGCACCCCACGAGGGCCACTACGACGAGCACGACCCGGCCAGGCACGAGGCGGCCGGCCACCACGGCGGCGACCACGCCAGCCACGAAGACCGCGACCAGGCCGGCCACGAAGGCGGCGCTCGGGAGACGCAGAGGGAGGGGGCACCGCAATGA
- a CDS encoding metal ABC transporter ATP-binding protein, with the protein MTPTDGAIIELRRASFGYADQPVVTGANLTVRPGEVVAVLGPNGSGKSTLVRGLLGLNDQLGGEVELFGQPRESFSDFARLGYVPQRHTLSASVRATVTEIVAVGRLSHHRWWRPVIRSAQDTAIIGRALELVGLTDRAHADVATLSGGQQRRVLIARALASDPDVLLMDEPTAGVDAANQQVLSAVLARLAAQGTTMVIVTHELAALADIVTRIVVVQSGRIAFDGSREEFAARTGEFTSSVDHHHEDEDRVTRPKLPGAPASGPLDPRGGVRR; encoded by the coding sequence ATGACCCCCACGGACGGCGCCATCATCGAGCTGCGTCGGGCGAGCTTCGGCTACGCCGACCAGCCGGTCGTCACCGGCGCCAACCTGACCGTCCGGCCCGGCGAGGTGGTCGCGGTGCTCGGGCCCAACGGTTCCGGCAAGTCGACGCTGGTCCGAGGGCTGCTCGGCCTGAACGACCAGCTCGGTGGCGAGGTCGAGCTGTTCGGCCAGCCGCGCGAGTCGTTCTCCGACTTCGCCCGGCTGGGCTACGTCCCGCAACGACACACCCTCTCCGCCTCGGTGCGGGCCACCGTCACCGAGATCGTCGCGGTGGGACGGTTGTCGCACCACCGCTGGTGGCGACCGGTCATCAGGTCGGCGCAGGACACCGCGATCATCGGCAGGGCGCTCGAGCTCGTCGGCCTGACGGACCGCGCCCACGCCGACGTGGCGACCCTCTCCGGCGGTCAGCAACGCCGGGTCCTCATCGCCAGGGCCTTGGCCTCCGACCCCGACGTCCTGCTGATGGACGAGCCGACGGCCGGGGTGGACGCCGCCAACCAGCAGGTGCTGTCCGCGGTGCTGGCCCGGCTGGCCGCACAGGGCACGACGATGGTCATCGTCACGCACGAGCTCGCCGCCCTGGCCGACATCGTCACCCGGATCGTCGTCGTGCAGTCCGGACGGATCGCCTTCGACGGGTCCCGCGAGGAGTTCGCCGCGCGGACGGGCGAGTTCACCTCCTCCGTCGACCACCACCACGAGGACGAGGACCGCGTGACCAGGCCCAAGCTGCCGGGGGCGCCCGCCTCCGGCCCCCTCGACCCGCGCGGAGGTGTCCGTCGATGA